Genomic window (Streptomyces liliiviolaceus):
TGATTGCGAGAATCGTCAGCAAGAGTGGGTTGCCTGCAAGTTCCCGCACTGGTCGTGAGCGTGTAATGGCGTCGCTTAACCGGTTACGCAGTCGGTCGGATTCCTGTTTATTGGCTGGACAAACTGCTTCGTACCAACGGATGGTGAACGTCGAGATTTGTTCGTTGTCCAGAGTCTGAATCATGTAGTGCCGGAAGCCCGCAGCGTCGAGGGTGTGGCGATTGTATCCAATCACTCGGGAAGTCACGACGACACGGATGCCTGGATAACGAGCAGCGAAGCCTTTAATCCGGCGCGTAACGTCGTCTCGAACGCGTGGCTCGAAAAGCTCGTCAAGGCCATCGAAGACGACAACTGCCTGTCCACTCACCAAGCAGTGATTGAGCAAGATCGGCGCTGGAGCATGCCCTTCGTATTCGTGTATGTAAGCCAGGAAATCCTCGAAGGATCTTTCTCTCCAGTTCGCGTCGGCGTAGCGGCGCAGTTCGACTACGACTGGTAGCATCCCAGTGAGCGGTTCAAGTGCGCCCGTAAGTGCCCGTGAGGTGAGCGAGAGTGCCAAGTAGCGGGTAAGTGTTGACTTTCCTGCTCCAGGATCGCCGAGTAGCACGACACGACCGGACTCCGCAGACGCAAGAGTCTCCAGCAACTTAACTGCAGGGCGCTCTCGATACGCCTGACGGGCTTGCTCCCATGTCTCTCGATCGATTCCAGGTGCCTGTGGAGTGTCCGCCTTGCTGTTGGGAACTTCGCCAGCTTCAATCAATCGGCGATGCAGTTCGACAGGTAACTCCACGGGTGGTGGATCGGCGCGAAGCAGCGGCGGCACAAAGACCTCACTCAATTCAACCCCAGGATGCTCACCCTCGGTAGTGGGTATGAGGGCTTCCAGATCCAGGCGGCCGTAAGTTTCTCGAAGCTGTTGAGCGTAGGTGCTGAATGCGTTACGGATTTCCTCTTCGGGTAATGAGGTGTCGCCGTGGGAGTTGAGACCATTTAAGAAAACAAACGTACGATTATCTTGGACAGTGCTACCTTTCCCCGTTGCGTTATATGTGGCGTCACCACCTGCCCCGATTGCGCTAGTTCCGCGCGCTATTACTTGCTTCAGAGCATCGGGGGAGGGGCCGGGGTCGGAGTCACCGGCCCCACTTTCCGGGCCGCCTGGATAGAGGTTATGGGTCACCTTTCCACGACCTCACTTCCGTCGCCGATTGCATTGCCTGTCGCATCATCTCCAGCCGCTACCGCCCCTCGCCCTTGGGCGGTTACCTGTTGTTGGGATGGTGCACCTGGACGGCGGCTCGAGTTGGGAGAGGAAGCACTGCGAGTGACCTTGGCGTTCTTCCCTATTGCATTGCCAGTAGCTTTCCCGCCAGCTGCCACTGCTCCGCGTCCACGCGCCTGGATCGAAGCGCCACTAGATTGAGTCTGGCGTATTTCGAAATAAACGCTTAGCGAACATCCGACGAGCCCAATAACGGCACCTACTATGCTCGCTACTCGGTCACCTGTGTCTAGATCGACGAGGACAGCTACCAACACCAGCCCCACCGCAGTGAGGCCGCACAGTCCAGCGATGGTCCACATGACCCGTGCAGTGCCCACAAGATCCGCCTCCCCCAAGCGACTAAGTCCCGGACAACGACTCGAGCCCGTGAACCGACGACTCACTCTAGGTGAAGAGACCATGCCCTATCTCAGTATCTGGCCACGATGGCTGAGGCGCGACATAGTGCAGACTGCGATGCACCGAGAACACCGATGCCTGCGCCTTAAAGGTCGGTGGAGCGGGTTTGGGCTGGACCTGCTCGGTAAAGTACGACGTTGGGGCCATGATCTTCGAGGCTCGCGCCGAAGTGGCTCCGTAAAGCCGTGGAGCCGACCGCCCCAGCCACGACGTACCCCTTCTCTGGCATTAAGTGGCTGATTGCTGTGCGCGGCACGGGCGCCGGCCGGGCTGGAGCGGGGCGGAGACGGGAGCGCAGGCTCGGTCGGGCGTCGGGCCGTGCGCGGGGAGCGGAGCGAGCCGCCTTAAACCGTAGAGAAAGTTATAACTCAGTCGGACTGCTGGGGCTTTCTATGCCTCAGTTGATGCTTGGCAGGCTGGCGGCGGATGAGTGACCGCGATATCAGCAGTTAGAACGGTGGCTTCTCGCTGCATCCGTCGGAACCGGGAGTGTGTTCCCACGGTGATGAGTCGGCGGGCGGTAGGTCGGTGTCGCAGAATTCGAAGGGGTTTCGTTGGCCTTCGAGTCCTGTGGAGTCTTCGCCCCATGCGTCCAGTGCGTCGATGGCTCGTTCGCGGTGCTGCCACAGGTCGCTCGTGCCCAGCACTTCGCGGATCGAGGGCGCCAGGGCGTGCCGGTGGTGGAGTAGTTGAGGATCGTCCAGGAGAGGGATGCAGGCTGTGAGCGCTGCTTCGCGTACGTGGCGATCTGGATCGTGCGTCGCGTCGTGCGCTGCGGTGAACAGCAGTGGGCGTATCTCAAGGATGCCCAGGGCCGGCGGGTAGTCGTTGAGTGGGAAGCCGACCTGTCGGCTTGTCTTCGCCGCTTCGTTGGTGACTTCGCTCGCGACTGAAGCGATCCAGGACAGCAGTTCGGCGCGCATGGGCCCGGGGAAGGAACCGCGTCTCTTATCGACACTCCAGGCCGTTCGCGGGTCCGCGAGGACCGCAGCCACGTAGAGGGCTGTGGCCACCGTTGCGCTGTAAAGGGTGTTCTGGTGGTGCAGGGTGCCGTACAGATACTCCAGCGCCTCTGTTCGCACGCTCTGATCGCGGTCCCAGAGCGCGACCAGCTTCGTAGGCGCGTCCGTGGCAGGTCCGTAAGCGTGCTCCAGTGCGGCCCAGTCGGTACTTGTCAGCGTGTGGTGGGGCTCGGGCAGGTCGAGGTGACGAGAGCCGCTGGCGTGCGTCATGGGATCTGCCACAGAGGGGCGGAGTACTGCTCTGGACGGTTGCCGATGAGGAGTCGGCGCAGGTCCTCGCGTTGGGAGCCGTCGAGGTTCAGGACTTCGGTGAGGTGGCGGAACGTGGTGTGGGTGACGCCGCGGCGCCTGGCCTCTGCCTCGAACTCGTCGAGTTGAGCCAAGACGGTCTGCGGGACCAGGTCCGCAGGCGGCTGGTCCTTGAGCCATGCGGCCTTGTTGCGTTCGTAGTCGATCTCCGAGTAGCCGCAGATCTCCCGGCTGTGCGCCTCGACCTCGTCCAGGGTCTCGGTTGCCATGATGGCGCGGGCCAGTTGGTTGCGGGTGACTGCCTCGTCCAGGTCGACCTCGTGGACGGTTGGGCCCTCGTCCGTGAGCGCGATGGGGAGGCCGGCGTCCCGGACTTCGCAGGTGCCGCGTACGCCTCGGGCGGTGGCGGCCAGCATTCCGGTTGCCTCAGACGGGTGCCACTCCAGTACCGAGCTGACCGACTCCACGTCCGCCGGGGTGAAGGTGTGGATACGGGCGCCGAGTAGGGCGCGCACGTCATCGACCGGCAGTTCGCCGTCGAGGCTGGGACCGGCAACCAGTAGCCGAACGGGCGCGTTCACCTGGCAGCACGCTGCGAGCGTGAGGGCGTCCGCGAGCGGGCTCTTCAGCGTCGGCTCGTCGGCCCGCGCGAGGATGGCGCCCCCCACGTCGAGCAGGTCGATCGATTCCGGCGACAAGTGGTCGATCAGCTCTTCAAGTTGGCGCGTGACGCCCTCGACGCCGTGGTGCGGGTCGAGCAGCGCGAACGTGTGCGGGAGCTCTGCCGCGAGCCGCGGGAGTGTGGACCCTGCCGGTGCGATCGGGCGGGCGTTCGCCGGCACTGTCCAGACGGCGGGGGTGAGCTGTTCGAGGCCGGTGAAGTTGTCCGGGCCTCGTGGGCCCGGCACTGGATCGACGAGCAGGCGGTCCCACGCGTACGTGAGGATCACCGCCTGGTCCTCGTCGCCGTAGAGGGCGGAGTGAAGCATGGCGGCGGCGACAGCGTCGCCCCCTCCTCCTGCTGCGACGATCAACCGCTTCATGCGGTCAGCGTACGAGCCACCTTCCTCTGCGACCACGTAGGTGTGGCAGTTCCTCCTCGCACCTGCCGGAGGAGTCCACTGGCAACTGGTCGAGCCGCTTGGCGCCGATGTGGTCCGTGCCGCGCCGGGGGCACGGACCACGGGCAACAAGAAACCCCCGGGTCGACGACCTGGGGGCTCTGCATGGAGCGGGTGACGAGAATCGAACTCGCACTCTCAGCTTGGGAAGCTGATGTTCTACCACTAAACTACACCCGCGTAAGACGCCGGATACGGGTTGTCGTGCCGGGTCGGAAACGCGGATTCACCATACCTCATGCCAGGCCCCCGGCGCTGAAGCCGTGGGGCCCGGGGGCGTTTCGGGGGGTGGACGGGGCTGCGGGTCGCGGGAGTTGGGGCGTACGGTGGAGGAGCTGGAGAGGGGGCGGGCGGGATCGGAGTGCCGCCTGGAAGGCCGTCCCTTTCATCCCGTAATGTGGCTTCTTCTTCAGTCAGACGCGGCTCTTGGGGAAGGGACTCTGAGGACTTGATGGAACGCAGCACCGTCGTCCGTTGTGCCGAGGGGCACGTATTCAGCACCGCATCACTTCCGATGCAGCAGGCCGATCGGCTCGGTCCTGGCCGGCTGATCCGTTGTCCCCGGTGCACCCGGCTCCGCAACGTCGTACCCGTGGAGTTCGAGAAGCGCTAGACCGGCCGCGGTCAGTGCCGACCGCGCAGTAGTTCAGGAGCCCGCGGGCTCGCCACGATCACCGGATTGTGGTGGGCCCGCGGGCTCTGCGTATCCTCGGGGCGTGCTTCTCTCTGACAAGGACATCCGGGCCGAGATCGACGCCGGGCGTGTGCGGATCGACCCCTACGACGAATCCATGGTGCAGCCCTCAAGCATCGATGTGCGGCTCGACCGCTACTTCCGGGTGTTCGAGAACCACCGCTACCCCCACATCGACCCCTCCGTCGAGCAGGCGGATCTGACGCGGCTCGTCGAGCCCGAGGGGGACGAGCCGTTCATCTTGCACCCCGGGGAGTTCGTGCTGGCGAGCACGTACGAGGTCATCTCGCTTCCCGACGACCTCGCGTCGCGGCTTGAGGGCAAGAGCTCGCTCGGGCGCCTCGGGCTCGTCACCCACTCCACCGCCGGGTTCATCGACCCCGGGTTCTCCGGGCACGTGACCCTTGAGCTGTCCAACCTCGCGACCCTGCCCATCAAGCTCTGGCCGGGGATGAAGATCGGGCAGCTGTGCATGTTCCAGCTCAGCTCGGCGGCCGAGTTCCCGTACGGCAGCGACCGGTACGGGTCCCGCTACCAGGGGCAGCGCGGCCCGACCGCCTCCCGCTCCTACCTCAACTTCCATCGGACCCAGGTGTGAGCGGGAGCGGGGCTGACGTGAGCGACGTACGCGAGAACCTGACGTACGAGCGGTTCGGGGGCGCCGTTCGTGAGCTCGCCCAGACCATCGCCGACGACGGGTACGAGCCCGACATCGTGCTCAGCATCGCGCGCGGCGGTGTCTTCGTGGCCGGCGGGCTCGCCTACGCCCTCGACTGCAAGAACATCCACCTCGTGAACGTCGAGTTCTACACGGGGGTCGGGACCACTCTCGACATGCCCGTCATGCTCGCTCCCGTCCCCAACGCCATCGACTTCTCCGACAAGAAGGTGCTGATCACGGACGACGTGGCCGACACCGGCAAGACGCTGAAGCTCGTGCACGACTTCTGCGTCGACGCCGTCGCCGAGGTGCGCTCCGCGGTCATCTACGAGAAGTCGCAGTCCCTGGTGAAGTGCGAGTACGTGTGGAAGCGCACCGATGAGTGGATCAACTTCCCGTGGTCTGTGTTGCCTCCATGCCGTAAGTCTGGCACGCCCATCACGCCTTCGAAAGAGGCTCTCTGACCTCTGGAGTGGGGCGTAGATCGAATCTGCCCCTCGCGTGCTCAAGGCGCAGCGAGGGGCAGACAGAGGCGGCTCTACCGGAGGTGGAGCACCGCCACGCCCTGGTTCAGGTGCGGCGGCTCCAGAGCGCTTTCCACCATGCCAGGCGGTCTGCCGAGCCCTGAGGGATCACAGCGTGTAGTGCGGCCAAGGCATTGGTTAGTACGAAACAAGGGACAACAACCCACCATGGCGCGCCGAGTGTGGCGACCATGACGGCGCCTCCTGCTGCACTAGTGAATCCGAGTGTGTTCCTGAAGCCGATCGGCATGATCTTGCGTACTCCCTCAGTGTGTCTAGCCTGCCCTGCTGATCTTCATCTCAGCGTCAAGGAAGTTCTTGCGGGATCGGGAAGCACAACTTGCCCACAATCGGGAATAATGCTGCTCTCGGGAAGAAAGGGCGGGCATGGTCGACGATCAGCTTCCAGCGCGGCGAGGGCGGGGTCTAGGAGCCGTAAAGCCGGGTCCAGGCGAAGTAGTGCGTTTTGCGAATCACTTGCGGGAGCTGCAAGGAGAGCTGCAGGTAACGCAGGATGAATTGGCCCGCAGATTGCACGTAAGCCCGAGTACTCTTTCGCGCTATATGTCAGGTGAGAGAGTGCCCGAGAGGGAATTTCTCTTGGGTATTTACGGCATGCTCGGGAAGCGTGCAGACCTCGCAGATCCGGCGGGAGATTTCAAGCATAGCGTTGAAATCCTTTTTGCGGCTAAGGAGCGAAAGGAGCCACTGAGTCACAGGATCTGGATTTTGGAGCTAGCTAAAGAGCGGCTGGAAAATGAGATCAAGGAAGGGCGGGATAAGGCTGCTTCTCTGGAAAGGAAATTGAAAGAGGAAATTTCGAGACGATGTGAACTTGAAGCGGAGCTAGATGAGTTGCGCTCTGAAATAACTCAGCGAGCAGCGGATAGACATCGCATGGGTGAACTGCAAGAGCTGCGCGTGACAGTAGATGAAAAGGTCCACGAACTTGAGGGTGTGCTTCGTCAGCAGAGATCCGTCGTCACTCTTCTGGAAGGGGATCGGGAAAAATTGTCCTCCGCATTGGGGGATGCTGAACGCCAGGCGAGCCTGAACTCACTCATTCGGACTGGTTGGTCCGAAGGTGAGGGCCAGCGCTGGGCGCAAGATGGAGAATTGAAGGAGCATGTCGTTCAGCAAGCGGGCGAGCTATTCGATGAAGGGGAATCAGAGAAAGGGGATAATTTACTCTCTGTCTATGCGCGAGGCATCGTTTCTGGCCAACTTGTCGAATTCGTTGTGGCGCTCTACGCTAATGATCGCCGACCTGCCGCTATGCGTCTTCTTTCTAGAGAGGTTTCTACGCGTTCTGTCAGTGAAGTTATTAAGCTAATGAGGAAATTTTGGGAGAAGGGACGGAGAGAGGAGTACAGTCAGGTCGGGATTAAGGAGGTCGACTTCATTCTGGATTCCTTCTTGGCGCAGCGCGGTGCTGGAGAAATCGCCAAGCTGTTGAATGCGATGGCCGAAAGTGACATATTCGATGTGAGTGAAGTTGCAAGGATTGTGACCCTCGGTAGGTGGGCTGTGATGTTTCCGGAAATTTATCCCGTGCTCAGTTCCTCTGTCCGGGAAATGTATCTCAGGAAAACTCTTGAGGGTGATTCCAGGACGGCTGCGGCGGCGATCATTTGGCTTTCCTTGGAGCCTGGTGCTGACGGTTATCCAGTTCCACTCTCGTTTATGGAGGAGTTGGAGGAATCGAAAAAATTGGCTATTTCAAAACATCTCCGTAAAAGCGGCTGGTCTGATGAAGCGTCCATGATGGCCATTTACGGTACAACAGATCTGGGAAGGTAGCGGAATATGGCCGGCCGGGAGCAGTTGGCTGATATGTGATCGATAGAGAAAGTAGGGGAACGGTGCCCTGTGGGCGGCTTGTTGACCTGCTAGAGGGAGTGCCTAGAGAGGAAGCACAGACTTGAGGCCCCTCTCCTGACGGCCGTGATCTGCTCGTGAGGTCCCGTGTGGCGGGTTCGCGCGGATACTTGGGGCCTATTTACTTTTCCAACTCGTCTGCAACTAGAAGCAGAGATGGGGGAACTTCCGGCCTGTTTCGAGGGCCGTGATGCCCATGCCGATGGTTTCTTCGGTCTCACCGGTTCGGGCGGCTGTTACGCCGAGGGTGAGGCGAACTTCTGCGGCGAGGATAGGGGAGACCTCTGTGCCGTCGGGGCCGGTGCCGATGCGGACTACTGATCGCGCGTGTCTGTGAGGCCCTCGCCGACGCGCAAGCGGTCTCCGAGAGATGAGCCGCTGCACCAGCCCATGCACCCGCTGAAAGTGAGTGGCGCTGTCCCATCTCGTCTTTGATGCCGAAGAGTGGGTACCTTCATGGTCGTGTCTGGCGTGCGTCGGGTTGGTCACCTGTAGGCGTGCGCCGGTTGATCGCGCGCGACTAGGGGAGCTGGTACGGGCATGTCCGTTGGAGCTGCTCGGGGATCAGGACAAGCGTTCACTTCGGCTCGGGCGGAACGCGTGATGACTGCCGCGTGCCGCACTGCTGGGCTTGACGACAGAGGCGCGGAGCTAATCCGACTGGGGGAAAACGCTCTGTACCGGCTGGCTTCGGTGCCGGTGATCGTGCGTATCGCGCGATCGGTCGAGTATCTGCCGGCCGCGCGCAAGGAAGTGGACGTTTCGCGGTGGCTGGCTACCGAGGGCTTCCCTGCGGCGCGCATCGTTGAAGATCTCGACCAACCGCTGATGACCGATGGGCATCCGGTGACCTTCTGGCATCTGATCGTCGAAGGGGGCAGGGGGGCCACGTACGGAGAGTTGGGTGCGGTCTTGCGTGACCTGCATTCGCTGACGCTGCCTACTGGCTTGGATCTGCCTCGATACAGTGCCTTCGGGCTTTCTGACTTACGTCTAGAGCGGGCTGCCGGGATACCGGATGCCGATCTTGCGTTCCTGCGTAGACGGGGCCGGGAGTTGAAAGACCGGCTCGTCGAGCTGCGGTTCGAGTCGCCCTTAGGCCCCGTGCACGGTGACGCGCACACCGACAACCTGATGGTGGACCGGAACGGGGTGGTGCACCTGATCGATTTTGAAAACTTCTGCGTCGATCACCCCGAGTGGGATCTTGAGGTTGCTGCGCACGAGTATGACCGGCTTGGCTGGGTGACGGATCAGCAGTACGCCGACTTTGTGGGCACCTACGGGCGTGACCTGAGAGAGTGGCCCGGTTTCAAGACGCTGTGCGCAGTCCAGGAGTTCAAGATGACTACCTGGCTCATGCAGAACATCGCTGAGGGGGAGGACGTGGCGGAGGAGGTAGGTCGGCGTATCAAGTCGTTGCGCGATGGCGCCGCGCCGCGCCGATGGCTCCCGTATTGAGGACAGAGTTTCAGTCCTTCAGATTGGCCAATGCCTCGGAAATTTGATCGTTGAAACGGGTTACGATCGGGGTTTTCGCATGGACGCTGGTCTTCTCCTGGAAGTCGGTCACGTAGCGCAGGAATCGAATCGACTGGAGTGATTCGCCTTCCTTAACTGCCTTTGTGGCAGTGTGAATTGCACTGTCAAGATCTCCGTTCAGTAGGTGGCTGTCCGCAAGGACCATGCGGCAGAATCCCAGGGTGCGCGCATATTGAGGATTAGTCTTCGAGACTGCCTGTTCGGCGAAATGGAGTGCTTCGGTAGGGCGTTTCAGATCGCGAAAGCAGTGGGAGAATTCCCCGATCAATTCTGCTTCGTCGAAGTAAGCGAGCCATTCGGGATCATTGGCGGCATCGGCTCTCTCGAAGTGGTGCTCTGCCTCGTTCATGGCGCGGGAGGCGCCAGGGAGGTCTCCGCCGCTTGAGAGGGCGCGAGCCTCATGGATCGTGTACATGGCCTTGGCGCGTGGGGTGGCGCTGCTATGGGCTCCCTCGACGGCGGCGCGGGCCAGTTGTAGGGCGCGTGACGTGTGTCCGAGGTAGTTCGCCTGATGGCTGAGGTTGGCCAGGATGGAGGCGCCGAACATGCGGTCGCCGGTGACCTGGGTGAGTCGTAGCCCATGAAGTAAATAGCGGTTCGCCAAGTCGTGATTGCCGATGTCGTACGCCATCCAACCCAATACTTCGGCGGTCTCCGCCGCCACCCTGAACAGGCTTTGACCGACCTTCTCTGAATAGCTGGCGTTCAGTAGCGGTAGTACTTCATGGCGGAAGTAGTGCCCCAAGGCTTTATGGCCGTGGCCGCCGCCGTACAAGAAATCCAGACGCATAAACATCTCGGTGGCGGTTTGGATTGCGTTAACGTCGCGCATGCCGACGCGTTGCGTAGAGGGCCGGTCCGCCATCACGCCATCAGGTCGGGCCACCATCCACGACAATACTGCGGTGCTGAAATCCGTGTCCGGGGTGATGAGTTGATTGTTCGACGCGGTCTCACGCTGTTCTTCGGTAAGACCTCCCAAAGCTGACAACGTCTCGGGTAAAGCGGAGAGATAGGTGATTGGCTGAGACGCGGGCGGATCTGGATTATCGAGAAGTCCGAGATCTTCTTGCGTGATGCGGCGTCCCATTTTTGCACTGAGGGCATCCGCCATAATTCTGGCCGCTGGTGGTCGGATGCCCGATCCGTCCCGCCACCGCTGCACGGACACGTGGGTGGTCCCCAGGTCGATGCCCCGCCGTTGAGCAAGATCGCGCATGCGTTTGGCAAGACCCTTGTTCGAGACCGAAGCCTCAGTCATAAGGGAGATCAACTGCGCGTTCGGCTCTCGGCTCATGTTCCCCTACCCGGCCCGAGAATGACGGCGAGTATCCATCCTGTCACAGCGATCTCGCCCTGGAGGGGGGTTCATGAGTGAACCCCCCTGGCTCGGGGCGGTGTTCATGTGAACCCCCTGGTGAACACTCCCGGCTGCGCCTTCTGCGTCGTGTACTGGCTTGCCAACAGCAAGCGGCGCCGTGGAGGCCCGTCGAGGGCTTCGGAAGGGGACCGGATGGATGCCAAGAAGTCTGCGCACTTGATGAGCGAAGTGGACGCGTTCGCTCACTGGTACGTAGTGCCGGACCCGTCCTCTACTGGTCGCTTTCTGGCGCTGACGCTGTTCGCGGAGTTCCCCGACACCGTGCGCGTGGCGCGTGACATGACGGCCGCGTTCCTGCGGGGCGCGGGCGTGCATGACGTCGTGGACGATGCTCGGCTGGCTGTCTCTGAGCTGGTCGGCAACGTGGTGAACCATGCGGTGCCGGATCGTCATCTGGCAGAGCCTGGTAAGGCGCGGCGTGTCGATCTGACGTTCAAGCTGTGGCCGAAGTGGCTGTTCGTCGGTGTGGCCGATGAGGACTCGACGCCTCCTGTGCTCCCGGCAGGTGAGCCGTTCTCTCCGGGGTTGATGGGTGATCTCTCCGAAGCGGTGGTGCCCGACAGGGGCCGAGGGCTCCTGATCGTCCAGCGTCTCGCGGTGGCGGTGTGGTGGACACCGGAAGATCGGGGCGGCAAGACCGTCTGGTGCCGCTTCGACCTCGACCGCGAAGCCACGGACAGACCCGACTGATGATCTCCGGGCCGTCACCGTTCGTTCAGCTCCCACGTGATCGGGAGTGGGCGGCGGCCCGGACGCAGGCCGGAGTCTGACCCCTCCGGCCAAAGGGGCGCGGTTCCCTGGCCTCCGATTCGCCGGGTCCCCCCCCGGCTCAGGGAGCCGCGCTTCACAACCTCATACCGAGACCGGACCACCCCCGCGCCTGGACAGCAACTGGGGTGGTCCGGAAGGGGACGCGACGGTCCCCGGTGCCTGATGGTACCGGGGCCGTTGCTCTGCGTTCTGCCCTGGGCCAAA
Coding sequences:
- a CDS encoding DUF1152 domain-containing protein: MKRLIVAAGGGGDAVAAAMLHSALYGDEDQAVILTYAWDRLLVDPVPGPRGPDNFTGLEQLTPAVWTVPANARPIAPAGSTLPRLAAELPHTFALLDPHHGVEGVTRQLEELIDHLSPESIDLLDVGGAILARADEPTLKSPLADALTLAACCQVNAPVRLLVAGPSLDGELPVDDVRALLGARIHTFTPADVESVSSVLEWHPSEATGMLAATARGVRGTCEVRDAGLPIALTDEGPTVHEVDLDEAVTRNQLARAIMATETLDEVEAHSREICGYSEIDYERNKAAWLKDQPPADLVPQTVLAQLDEFEAEARRRGVTHTTFRHLTEVLNLDGSQREDLRRLLIGNRPEQYSAPLWQIP
- the dcd gene encoding dCTP deaminase; amino-acid sequence: MLLSDKDIRAEIDAGRVRIDPYDESMVQPSSIDVRLDRYFRVFENHRYPHIDPSVEQADLTRLVEPEGDEPFILHPGEFVLASTYEVISLPDDLASRLEGKSSLGRLGLVTHSTAGFIDPGFSGHVTLELSNLATLPIKLWPGMKIGQLCMFQLSSAAEFPYGSDRYGSRYQGQRGPTASRSYLNFHRTQV
- a CDS encoding aminoglycoside phosphotransferase family protein produces the protein MSVGAARGSGQAFTSARAERVMTAACRTAGLDDRGAELIRLGENALYRLASVPVIVRIARSVEYLPAARKEVDVSRWLATEGFPAARIVEDLDQPLMTDGHPVTFWHLIVEGGRGATYGELGAVLRDLHSLTLPTGLDLPRYSAFGLSDLRLERAAGIPDADLAFLRRRGRELKDRLVELRFESPLGPVHGDAHTDNLMVDRNGVVHLIDFENFCVDHPEWDLEVAAHEYDRLGWVTDQQYADFVGTYGRDLREWPGFKTLCAVQEFKMTTWLMQNIAEGEDVAEEVGRRIKSLRDGAAPRRWLPY
- a CDS encoding phosphoribosyltransferase, with product MSDVRENLTYERFGGAVRELAQTIADDGYEPDIVLSIARGGVFVAGGLAYALDCKNIHLVNVEFYTGVGTTLDMPVMLAPVPNAIDFSDKKVLITDDVADTGKTLKLVHDFCVDAVAEVRSAVIYEKSQSLVKCEYVWKRTDEWINFPWSVLPPCRKSGTPITPSKEAL
- a CDS encoding helix-turn-helix domain-containing protein; translation: MVDDQLPARRGRGLGAVKPGPGEVVRFANHLRELQGELQVTQDELARRLHVSPSTLSRYMSGERVPEREFLLGIYGMLGKRADLADPAGDFKHSVEILFAAKERKEPLSHRIWILELAKERLENEIKEGRDKAASLERKLKEEISRRCELEAELDELRSEITQRAADRHRMGELQELRVTVDEKVHELEGVLRQQRSVVTLLEGDREKLSSALGDAERQASLNSLIRTGWSEGEGQRWAQDGELKEHVVQQAGELFDEGESEKGDNLLSVYARGIVSGQLVEFVVALYANDRRPAAMRLLSREVSTRSVSEVIKLMRKFWEKGRREEYSQVGIKEVDFILDSFLAQRGAGEIAKLLNAMAESDIFDVSEVARIVTLGRWAVMFPEIYPVLSSSVREMYLRKTLEGDSRTAAAAIIWLSLEPGADGYPVPLSFMEELEESKKLAISKHLRKSGWSDEASMMAIYGTTDLGR
- a CDS encoding ATP-binding protein codes for the protein MDAKKSAHLMSEVDAFAHWYVVPDPSSTGRFLALTLFAEFPDTVRVARDMTAAFLRGAGVHDVVDDARLAVSELVGNVVNHAVPDRHLAEPGKARRVDLTFKLWPKWLFVGVADEDSTPPVLPAGEPFSPGLMGDLSEAVVPDRGRGLLIVQRLAVAVWWTPEDRGGKTVWCRFDLDREATDRPD
- a CDS encoding sporulation protein; amino-acid sequence: MSREPNAQLISLMTEASVSNKGLAKRMRDLAQRRGIDLGTTHVSVQRWRDGSGIRPPAARIMADALSAKMGRRITQEDLGLLDNPDPPASQPITYLSALPETLSALGGLTEEQRETASNNQLITPDTDFSTAVLSWMVARPDGVMADRPSTQRVGMRDVNAIQTATEMFMRLDFLYGGGHGHKALGHYFRHEVLPLLNASYSEKVGQSLFRVAAETAEVLGWMAYDIGNHDLANRYLLHGLRLTQVTGDRMFGASILANLSHQANYLGHTSRALQLARAAVEGAHSSATPRAKAMYTIHEARALSSGGDLPGASRAMNEAEHHFERADAANDPEWLAYFDEAELIGEFSHCFRDLKRPTEALHFAEQAVSKTNPQYARTLGFCRMVLADSHLLNGDLDSAIHTATKAVKEGESLQSIRFLRYVTDFQEKTSVHAKTPIVTRFNDQISEALANLKD